Proteins from one Periplaneta americana isolate PAMFEO1 chromosome 6, P.americana_PAMFEO1_priV1, whole genome shotgun sequence genomic window:
- the Tango2 gene encoding transport and Golgi organization protein 2 homolog isoform X2, which produces MCILFLHTDNNAAPDKFRLILASNRDEYYKRPTRQAHIWEEDPTVIGGRDLEPGREGGSWLVLSTKGRIAVLLNVTGENIKDPSTKIGRGFLAVDFVTNKEQKTQEEYHEKISLHGYKYSPFSLVTIDISSENINVQQYSNASGSKDHAENVGSGPRGWGNCLLDNPFRKVTVGTSRFKEVVETYGTKENKDKLIQELLVLLKWEKSHFPDPVLQQRLKQLTPSVIEKTSSVFINIPERGYGTRTHSIILIDGDGKIDFMEWTMEEPIDPQNPSWTSIKFSSQLKNH; this is translated from the exons ATGTGCATCTTATTTCTTCATACTGACAACAATGCAGCACCTGATAAATTCAGGCTGATTTTGGCATCCAACAGAGATGAATACTATAAACGACCAACTCGCCAGGCTCATATCTGGGAAGAAGATCCTACAGTAATTGGAG GTCGTGATTTGGAACCTGGAAGAGAAGGTGGTTCTTGGTTGGTTCTTTCTACAAAAGGTCGAATTGCAGTGCTTCTGAATGTGACAGGGGAAAATATTAAGGATCCTTCTACCAAAATTGGCAGAGGTTTTCTCGCAGTTGACTTCGTTACGAACAAGGAACAGAAAACACAGGAAGAatatcatgaaaaaatttctctACATGGTTACAAATACAGTCCCTTCAGTCTTGTTACTATTGACATTAG CTCTGAGAACATTAATGTACAGCAGTATTCAAATGCTTCTGGTTCCAAAGACCACGCAGAGAATGTTGGTTCGGGACCAAGAGGATGGGGAAACTGTCTTCTTGATAATCCATTCCGTAAAGTGACTGTTGGCACATCCCGTTTTAAGGAAGTTGTGGAGACCTATGggacaaaagaaaataaagacaagTTGATTCAGGAACTATTAGTATTGCTCAAATGGGAAAAGAG CCATTTTCCTGATCCTGTTCTTCAACAACGACTAAAACAGCTAACTCCTTCTGTGATAGAGAAAACTAGTTCAGTTTTCATCAACATTCCAGAACGTGGATATGGTACTAG GACTCACAGCATCATACTGATTGATGGAGATGGTAAAATAGACTTCATGGAATGGACTATGGAAGAACCCATCGATCCACAAAACCCTTCATGGACCTCCATAAAATTCTCCAGTCAACTAAAGAATCATTAA
- the Tango2 gene encoding transport and Golgi organization protein 2 homolog isoform X1 gives MNSLQVHKATYNSRGLEGIEAVPVMCILFLHTDNNAAPDKFRLILASNRDEYYKRPTRQAHIWEEDPTVIGGRDLEPGREGGSWLVLSTKGRIAVLLNVTGENIKDPSTKIGRGFLAVDFVTNKEQKTQEEYHEKISLHGYKYSPFSLVTIDISSENINVQQYSNASGSKDHAENVGSGPRGWGNCLLDNPFRKVTVGTSRFKEVVETYGTKENKDKLIQELLVLLKWEKSHFPDPVLQQRLKQLTPSVIEKTSSVFINIPERGYGTRTHSIILIDGDGKIDFMEWTMEEPIDPQNPSWTSIKFSSQLKNH, from the exons ATGAATTCATTACAGGTTCACAAGGCGACATATAACTCACGTGGTCTTGAAG GTATCGAAGCTGTACCGGTGATGTGCATCTTATTTCTTCATACTGACAACAATGCAGCACCTGATAAATTCAGGCTGATTTTGGCATCCAACAGAGATGAATACTATAAACGACCAACTCGCCAGGCTCATATCTGGGAAGAAGATCCTACAGTAATTGGAG GTCGTGATTTGGAACCTGGAAGAGAAGGTGGTTCTTGGTTGGTTCTTTCTACAAAAGGTCGAATTGCAGTGCTTCTGAATGTGACAGGGGAAAATATTAAGGATCCTTCTACCAAAATTGGCAGAGGTTTTCTCGCAGTTGACTTCGTTACGAACAAGGAACAGAAAACACAGGAAGAatatcatgaaaaaatttctctACATGGTTACAAATACAGTCCCTTCAGTCTTGTTACTATTGACATTAG CTCTGAGAACATTAATGTACAGCAGTATTCAAATGCTTCTGGTTCCAAAGACCACGCAGAGAATGTTGGTTCGGGACCAAGAGGATGGGGAAACTGTCTTCTTGATAATCCATTCCGTAAAGTGACTGTTGGCACATCCCGTTTTAAGGAAGTTGTGGAGACCTATGggacaaaagaaaataaagacaagTTGATTCAGGAACTATTAGTATTGCTCAAATGGGAAAAGAG CCATTTTCCTGATCCTGTTCTTCAACAACGACTAAAACAGCTAACTCCTTCTGTGATAGAGAAAACTAGTTCAGTTTTCATCAACATTCCAGAACGTGGATATGGTACTAG GACTCACAGCATCATACTGATTGATGGAGATGGTAAAATAGACTTCATGGAATGGACTATGGAAGAACCCATCGATCCACAAAACCCTTCATGGACCTCCATAAAATTCTCCAGTCAACTAAAGAATCATTAA